Proteins from one Hoplias malabaricus isolate fHopMal1 chromosome 2, fHopMal1.hap1, whole genome shotgun sequence genomic window:
- the LOC136686615 gene encoding E3 ubiquitin-protein ligase TRIM35-like isoform X2 produces MASSSLEDDLSCPVCCEVYQDPQLLPCGHSFCRRCLDRHWSGKSTRTCAVCRQVSEQRPVSNLSLRNACESFLREKEKGSDGGVNRVKDVLRPAEKALDALKGGTSRDAQIVKYIESQAEKAERLIKQEFERFHNFLHEEEQTRVTALRKEVEQKRSKVKERIEQEIRILSGRVKEVEGEMENDGATFLQNFDFVLQRAEYTEPDSEFGPESLINMPEHVGNLGHQVWLKMTNIFRYYPVVLDPNSAPADFTITDDLACVGKSNHELPIPLTHRGKGIALGSEGFIDAPHCWEIEVGYSKHWTIGVCQPSAGILPSTQPLCPEVGFWGLSRKGESYSVLGSKSNFFRVKKKLRMVRVQLGWRFLHMKCNQWMGNRVLSFLDASDDSLIAHTRVPNAVALFPFLIPGERCSLLRIAPADLNMPLEHHYPLENPEKKEIFMLVLVVIVFWIIGLIFKNE; encoded by the exons ATGGCCTCCTCCTCTCTGGAGGACGACCTCTCCTGTCCGGTGTGTTGTGAAGTTTATCAGGATCCTCAGCTGCTTCCCTGTGGACACAGTTTCTGCCGCCGCTGCTTGGACAGACACTGGAGCGGGAAATCAACCAGAACCTGTGCAGTCTGCCGCCAGGTTTCTGAACAGAGACCAGTGTCCAACCTGAGCCTGAGGAACGCCTGCGAGTCTTTCCtgagggagaaggagaaggggAGCGACGGAGGAGTG AACAGAGTTAAAGATGTGCTCCGTCCGGCGGAGAAAGCTTTAGACGCTCTGAAGGGTGGCACGTCTCGGGACGCACAGATCGTCAAGTACATTGAG TCTCAGGCTGAAAAGGCAGAGAGGCTGATTAAGCAGGAGTTCGAGAGATTCCATAATTTCCTTCATGAAGAAGAGCAAACCAGGGTCACGGCGCTGAGGAAAGAGGTGGAGCAGAAAAGAAGCAAAGTGAAAGAAAGGATAGAGCAGGAGATACGgattctctctgggagagtgaaAGAGGTGGAAGGGGAGATGGAGAATGATGGCGCTACTTTCCTGCAG AATTTTGACTTTGTGTTACAGAG AGCGGAGTACACAGAACCGGATTCAGAGTTTGGGCCGGAAAGTCTCATCAACATGCCTGAGCACGTGGGCAACCTGGGGCACCAAGTGTGGCTGAAGATGACGAACATCTTTCGTTACT ATCCTGTGGTGCTGGACCCAAACAGTGCTCCTGCGGACTTCACCATTACAGACGACCTGGCGTGTGTGGGAAAATCCAACCATGAGCTCCCCATCCCTTTGACCCATCGAGGGAAGGGGATAGCGCTGGGTTCTGAGGGGTTCATCGATGCCCCCCACTGCTGGGAAATCGAGGTGGGATACAGCAAACACTGGACCATCGGTGTGTGCCAGCCCTCAGCAGGAATACTCCCTTCCACACAGCCGCTGTGCCCAGAGGTAGGCTTTTGGGGTCTGAGCCGTAAAGGGGAATCCTACAGTGTCCTGGGGTCTAAATCAAATTTCTTCCGGGTGAAGAAGAAGCTCAGGATGGTGCGGGTGCAGCTGGGATGGAGGTTCTTGCATATGAAGTGTAACCAGTGGATGGGGAATCGGGTGCTGAGCTTTTTAGATGCCAGCGATGACTCCCTGATTGCTCACACTCGGGTACCCAACGCGGTGGCACTGTTCCCGTTTCTAATCCCAGGGGAACGCTGTTCTCTTTTGCGCATTGCTCCTGCAGACCTGAACATGCCTTTGGAGCACCATTACCCTTTGGAAAAtccagaaaaaaaggaaattttTATGTTAGTGCTTGTTGTAATAGTGTTTTGGATTATTggattgatttttaaaaatgagtga
- the LOC136686615 gene encoding E3 ubiquitin-protein ligase TRIM35-like isoform X1 has product MASSSLEDDLSCPVCCEVYQDPQLLPCGHSFCRRCLDRHWSGKSTRTCAVCRQVSEQRPVSNLSLRNACESFLREKEKGSDGGVVCAQHGERVKFFCKTDEELLCSDCKKHSHRSHKVQPLENTVLQRKNRVKDVLRPAEKALDALKGGTSRDAQIVKYIESQAEKAERLIKQEFERFHNFLHEEEQTRVTALRKEVEQKRSKVKERIEQEIRILSGRVKEVEGEMENDGATFLQNFDFVLQRAEYTEPDSEFGPESLINMPEHVGNLGHQVWLKMTNIFRYYPVVLDPNSAPADFTITDDLACVGKSNHELPIPLTHRGKGIALGSEGFIDAPHCWEIEVGYSKHWTIGVCQPSAGILPSTQPLCPEVGFWGLSRKGESYSVLGSKSNFFRVKKKLRMVRVQLGWRFLHMKCNQWMGNRVLSFLDASDDSLIAHTRVPNAVALFPFLIPGERCSLLRIAPADLNMPLEHHYPLENPEKKEIFMLVLVVIVFWIIGLIFKNE; this is encoded by the exons ATGGCCTCCTCCTCTCTGGAGGACGACCTCTCCTGTCCGGTGTGTTGTGAAGTTTATCAGGATCCTCAGCTGCTTCCCTGTGGACACAGTTTCTGCCGCCGCTGCTTGGACAGACACTGGAGCGGGAAATCAACCAGAACCTGTGCAGTCTGCCGCCAGGTTTCTGAACAGAGACCAGTGTCCAACCTGAGCCTGAGGAACGCCTGCGAGTCTTTCCtgagggagaaggagaaggggAGCGACGGAGGAGTGGTGTGTGCTCAACACGGAGAGAGAGTGAAGTTTTTCTGTAAAACAGACGAAGAGCTTTTATGCTCAGATTGCAAGAAACACAGCCACAGATCTCACAAGGTCCAGCCTCTGGAAAACACTGTACTGCAgcgtaag AACAGAGTTAAAGATGTGCTCCGTCCGGCGGAGAAAGCTTTAGACGCTCTGAAGGGTGGCACGTCTCGGGACGCACAGATCGTCAAGTACATTGAG TCTCAGGCTGAAAAGGCAGAGAGGCTGATTAAGCAGGAGTTCGAGAGATTCCATAATTTCCTTCATGAAGAAGAGCAAACCAGGGTCACGGCGCTGAGGAAAGAGGTGGAGCAGAAAAGAAGCAAAGTGAAAGAAAGGATAGAGCAGGAGATACGgattctctctgggagagtgaaAGAGGTGGAAGGGGAGATGGAGAATGATGGCGCTACTTTCCTGCAG AATTTTGACTTTGTGTTACAGAG AGCGGAGTACACAGAACCGGATTCAGAGTTTGGGCCGGAAAGTCTCATCAACATGCCTGAGCACGTGGGCAACCTGGGGCACCAAGTGTGGCTGAAGATGACGAACATCTTTCGTTACT ATCCTGTGGTGCTGGACCCAAACAGTGCTCCTGCGGACTTCACCATTACAGACGACCTGGCGTGTGTGGGAAAATCCAACCATGAGCTCCCCATCCCTTTGACCCATCGAGGGAAGGGGATAGCGCTGGGTTCTGAGGGGTTCATCGATGCCCCCCACTGCTGGGAAATCGAGGTGGGATACAGCAAACACTGGACCATCGGTGTGTGCCAGCCCTCAGCAGGAATACTCCCTTCCACACAGCCGCTGTGCCCAGAGGTAGGCTTTTGGGGTCTGAGCCGTAAAGGGGAATCCTACAGTGTCCTGGGGTCTAAATCAAATTTCTTCCGGGTGAAGAAGAAGCTCAGGATGGTGCGGGTGCAGCTGGGATGGAGGTTCTTGCATATGAAGTGTAACCAGTGGATGGGGAATCGGGTGCTGAGCTTTTTAGATGCCAGCGATGACTCCCTGATTGCTCACACTCGGGTACCCAACGCGGTGGCACTGTTCCCGTTTCTAATCCCAGGGGAACGCTGTTCTCTTTTGCGCATTGCTCCTGCAGACCTGAACATGCCTTTGGAGCACCATTACCCTTTGGAAAAtccagaaaaaaaggaaattttTATGTTAGTGCTTGTTGTAATAGTGTTTTGGATTATTggattgatttttaaaaatgagtga